The Cellulophaga sp. RHA19 genome includes the window GTGATGTAAAAATTCTATATTGTGTGCAAATACACCGCCAGCAACAGAAAGTAGAGCAAGTGTACCAACAACAGCTAAAAACTTTATAACCCACGGTAATGCGTTTACAAGGAGTTTTCCAAGCTTGTCAGAGAAGCTATCATCTTGTTCGTTTAGGTTTATTAGTTTTAAACCAAATTCATCCATTCTAACAATTAAGGCAACAATACCATAAACACCAACAGTAGCAATAATTGCAATTACAGTAACCACCATTATTTGCGTAGTTATGGGCTGGTCTGTAACAGTGCCTAAAGCAATAATTACAATTTCTACAGAAAGTATAAAGTCTGTGAAAATAGCAGATTTAATTCTCCCTTTTTCTAGTTTTTGTAATTCTTCAATAGTAATGTCTTCATCTAAGAGTTCATTGGTATCGTGTTTGTGGCCAGCTAAAAATTCATATATTTTTTCTGCACCTTCATAGGCTAAATACAATCCGCCTAGCACAAGAATAACAGTTACTGCAACGGGTATAAAAGCACTTAATAAAAAAGCAAAGGGAAGAATTATAAGTTTATTTAAAAAAGAGCCTTTAGTAATTGCCCAAAGTACAGGTAATTCTCTGTCAGATATAAAACCAGATGCCTTTTCTGCATTTACAGCTAAATCATCTCCAAGGATACCTGCTGTCTTTTTAGCTGCAACTTTACTCATTACAGCTACGTCGTCCATAAGCGCTGCTATATCATCTAATAATGCAAAAAAACCTGATGCCATATGTGTCTATCTTTTTTTAAAAGTTTAAAAGTATACTTTTTCTTTAAACTGATGAAGTCACAAATATAAATCATTAAAATAAAGTGAAGTTTGTAAATGTGTCTTATGGGGAGATTTAAAAAAAGAATAAGAATTGAAACTGAAAACTTTTTGTAGTAAACTATTTTTTTCTGTTTCAAAAAGGTATAAAACCAAAAAAACCTTCAACAAATGTTGAAGGTTTTTGCGGTCTGGACGGGACTCGAACCCGCGACCCCCTGCGTGACAGGCAGGTATTCTAACCAACTGAACTACCAGACCGTGGCGTTTAGCGGTTGCAAATATACAGAGGTTATTTGGTTCCACAAAACTTTTTGAAAGAATTTTTAAATTTTTTTTAAAATTTTTGTCGCTCTACCATATACGTGTTAAAAACTGAGGCAAAATTTTCTGCAATATCAACAGCCACATATTTTATCTTGTATTGAGCGCATTTTAATTTGATATCTGACAGATAGGAAGTTAGCTCTTTTTGGTATGCTTCTTTTACATTTTCTGCATACAAATCTATGTGCTGGTTGGTCTCTACATCTACAAAACGCTTAGGTGCATCATCAAAATTAAAAAAAAGTTCTTTTTCTTTATCTAGCAGGTGAAAAAGTACAACTTCATGTTTATTATATTTTAAATGTTGCAGTGCATCAAACAATTTTTCGTCCTCTTCTTCGGTCTGAAACATATCTGTAAAAAGAAACACCAGACTACGTTTGTGCATTTTTTCTGCTATTTGGTGCAAATAGGTATATGTTTTTGTTTTCTGAGCCGGATTTTTATCAGTTACTACTTCACTCAACTTTGCTAAAAGCATTTGGTGGTGACGTTCACTACTTTTTTCAGAGGAATAAAAATTATAAGCATCAGAATAAATACTTAAACCAACTGCGTCTCTCTGTTTTTTTAAAATATTCATTAAGCCTGCAATAGCCAAAACACCAAATCCTATTTTATTAAGGTTGGTTACACTTAGTTTTTTTACTTCAGGATAATACATAGATGCAGAACTGTCTAAAATCATATGACACCTTAAATTGGTTTCTTCCTCATATCTTTTAGTGTATAACTTATCTGTTTTTGCAAAAAGTTTCCAGTCTATATGTTTTGTGCTTTCTCCTTTATTGTAAATTTTGTGCTCTGCAAATTCTGCAGAAAACCCGTGAAACGGACTCTTATGTATTCCGCTAATAAAACCTTCTACTACCTGCTTGGCTAAAAGCTCTAAGTTTAATAACGGTTGCGCATTTAAATTGTCCTTAATGTTCATAAACCTACTTTTTTATAGTTTGCGCTCTTTTTAAGTCATCTGTAGTTTGTAAAAGTTTTTTTAACAGAATAGGATTAAAGTTAGGGTTTTTACTTAAAAAATCTTGTAATATTTGGTATGCATCTTTAGATGTGTACTTACCAATAGAACTAGCAAGCCAACCTTTAGGAAAAAAAATATCTCCTGTTAATTGTACTTCTTCTAACTTATTTAAACATTCTTTTAAATGTTTTTTACTTTCTTCTTGTCTTAACGGGTGATGTATGTTTGCTAAAGCACTTTGTACCCAAGATTCTTTTTCTCTGTTTTTGGCATCAAATAAAGACACCATGAAGGCATCTCTTTCTTTACTATTGTTACTTAAAGATGGTTGTAGCCACACAAACCTAGCAAGTTTATCTGGGTTGCTAATACTCTTTTCTTGCTCTTTTAAAATTTCTGTAGCCTTTGGGTGATTTTTTATAACTAATTCGCCAGCAAGACTGGTATAATCGTCTTCGTTTAAAAACAATGATGGTATGCTTATTTCTTTTTTCCAAAAAGCGTATAAGTTAT containing:
- a CDS encoding DUF808 domain-containing protein; this translates as MASGFFALLDDIAALMDDVAVMSKVAAKKTAGILGDDLAVNAEKASGFISDRELPVLWAITKGSFLNKLIILPFAFLLSAFIPVAVTVILVLGGLYLAYEGAEKIYEFLAGHKHDTNELLDEDITIEELQKLEKGRIKSAIFTDFILSVEIVIIALGTVTDQPITTQIMVVTVIAIIATVGVYGIVALIVRMDEFGLKLINLNEQDDSFSDKLGKLLVNALPWVIKFLAVVGTLALLSVAGGVFAHNIEFLHHLIEDIPLPAMLKEFLLGLVIGLLTLPIIGLFKKLFGKKKK
- a CDS encoding DUF58 domain-containing protein produces the protein MNIKDNLNAQPLLNLELLAKQVVEGFISGIHKSPFHGFSAEFAEHKIYNKGESTKHIDWKLFAKTDKLYTKRYEEETNLRCHMILDSSASMYYPEVKKLSVTNLNKIGFGVLAIAGLMNILKKQRDAVGLSIYSDAYNFYSSEKSSERHHQMLLAKLSEVVTDKNPAQKTKTYTYLHQIAEKMHKRSLVFLFTDMFQTEEEDEKLFDALQHLKYNKHEVVLFHLLDKEKELFFNFDDAPKRFVDVETNQHIDLYAENVKEAYQKELTSYLSDIKLKCAQYKIKYVAVDIAENFASVFNTYMVERQKF